From the genome of Ignavibacteriales bacterium, one region includes:
- a CDS encoding T9SS type A sorting domain-containing protein: MAYELGQNYPNPFNPSTTIRFSVPEAGLVTLKVYNLLGEEVATLLNNEQAAGVYEANFDASRLSSGIYFYTLEAKNFTSTKKMVLLK, translated from the coding sequence ATGGCTTATGAATTAGGCCAGAATTATCCTAATCCATTCAACCCATCAACAACAATCAGATTCAGTGTTCCTGAAGCTGGTTTAGTTACTCTAAAAGTATACAATTTGTTGGGTGAAGAAGTTGCTACATTGTTAAACAATGAACAAGCAGCTGGTGTTTACGAAGCAAATTTTGATGCTTCAAGACTTTCAAGTGGTATTTACTTCTATACACTTGAAGCTAAAAACTTTACATCTACAAAGAAGATGGTATTGTTGAAGTAA